A part of Antennarius striatus isolate MH-2024 chromosome 21, ASM4005453v1, whole genome shotgun sequence genomic DNA contains:
- the pdpk1b gene encoding 3-phosphoinositide-dependent protein kinase 1: MARATSQLYDVVPIQPSVVICSCSHPSMVRNHPDSCSPLAIPGASSSHCPSMEGSTSQARTVGPSASNQGSDLRTQSAIQAPQPRKKKPEDFRFGKILGEGSFSTVVLAREQLTGKEYAIKILEKRHIMKEKKAQYVKRERDLMSNLDHPFFVKLYFTFQDDEKLYFGLSYAKNGELLKYIRKIGSFDETCTRFYSAEIVCALEYLHNKGIIHRDLKPENILLSEDMHIQITDFGTAKQLSSDSNLARANSFVGTAQYVSPELLTEKSACKSSDLWALGCIIYQLVAGLPPFRAGNEYLIFQKIIKLEYEFPEKFFPKAKDLVKQLLSQDPSKRIGCEEMGGYDPLKQHPFFDTISWSDLHIQTPPKLTPYLPAMSEDDEDCYGNYDDLLSQFSNMQMAQSSSSHSLSPHESTPPQRSSSNIEQYIHDLDNNSFELDLQFTEEEKQLLLDKQTTGNPWHQFVENNLILKMGPVDKRKGLFARRRQLLLTEGPHLYYVDPVNKVLKGEIPWSLELRPEAKNFKTFFVHTPNRTYYLMDPSGNADRWCKKIQEVWRKIYQRHQNPGL; the protein is encoded by the exons ATGGCAAGAGCTACAAGTCAGCTG TATGATGTTGTGCCCATTCAGCCCAGCGTTGTCATCTGTTCCTGCTCGCATCCATCAATGGTAAGAAACCACCCTGACTCCTGCTCGCCACTTGCTATCCCAGGCGCAAGCAGTAGCCACTGTCCTAGCATGGAGGGCTCAACTTCACAAGCCCGCACTGTTGGACCATCTGCCAGCAACCAGGGCTCAGACCTCCGCACACAGTCGGCTATCCAGGCCCCTCAGCCACGGAAGAAGAAGCCAGAGGATTTCAGATTCGGCAAGATCCTTGGAGAGGGCTCCTTCTCAACA gttGTCTTGGCAAGAGAGCAGTTAACAGGGAAAGAATATGCAA TTAAGATTTTAGAGAAGCGCCATATTATGAAGGAGAAGAAAGCCCAGTATGTGAAAAGAGAAAGGGATTTGATGTCAAATCTAGATCATCCGTTCTTCGTCAAGCTCTACTTCACATTTCAAGATGATGAGAAGTTGT ATTTTGGTCTCAGCTATGCTAAGAATGGAGAGCTTTTGAAATACATTCGTAAAATTGGTTCATTTGATGAGACCTGTACTAGATTCTACTCAGCTGAAATAGTTTGTGCTCTAGAATACTTACACAACAAGGGAATAATACACAG AGATCTGAAACCAGAGAATATTCTTCTGAGTGAAGATATGCACATCCAAATAACAGATTTTGGGACAGCAAAACAATTATCGTCAGACAGTAACCTAG CGAGAGCAAACTCCTTTGTCGGAACAGCACAGTATGTGTCTCCGGAGCTGCTAACAGAAAAATCAGCCTGCAAGAg CTCTGACCTGTGGGCCTTGGGATGTATTATCTATCAGCTGGTGGCTGGTTTACCACCATTTAGAGCTGG aaatGAGTACCTAATATTccagaaaataataaaactggAGTATGAATTCCCAGAGAAATTCTTTCCCAAAGCCAAGGATCTTGTCAAACAGCTTTTG TCACAGGACCCTTCAAAGCGCATTGGATGTGAAGAGATGGGAGGGTACGACCCTCTGAAGCAGCACCCCTTCTTTGACACCATCTCCTGGAGTGACCTTCACATACAGACGCCTCCAAAGCTCACCCCATACTTACCAGCCATGTCAGAGGATGATGAGGACTGCTATGGAAAT TACGATGATCTCCTGAGCCAGTTCAGCAACATGCAGATGGCCCAGTCCAGCTCGTCACACTCCCTGTCGCCACACGAATCTACACCCCCACAGAGGTCCAGCAGCAACATAGAACAGTACATCCATGACCTAGATAATAACTCTTTTGAGCTGGATTTGCAGTTCACTGAAGAAGAGAAGCAGCTATTGCTGGACAAACAAACCACTGGAAACCCCTG GCACCAGTTTGTGGAGAATAACCTGATTCTGAAAATGGGCCCAGTGGATAAACGGAAG GGTCTGTTTGCACGACGGAGACAGCTGCTTCTCACTGAAGGACCACACCTGTACTATGTGGATCCTGTCAACAAGGTCCTAAAAGGGGAGATTCCTTGGTCCCTAGAGCTACGACCTGAGGCCAAGAACTTCAAAACGTTCTTTGTTCACACG CCTAATCGAACATACTATTTGATGGACCCCAGCGGAAATGCTGACAGATGGTGTAAGAAGATCCAGGAAGTGTGGAGAAAGATCTATCAAAGGCACCAAAACCCTGGCCTATAG